One genomic segment of Pongo pygmaeus isolate AG05252 chromosome 19, NHGRI_mPonPyg2-v2.0_pri, whole genome shotgun sequence includes these proteins:
- the ACADVL gene encoding very long-chain specific acyl-CoA dehydrogenase, mitochondrial isoform X1, translating to MQATRMAPSLGRQLLRLGVGSSRLTALLGQPRPGPARRPYAGGAAQLALDKSDSHPSDALTRKKPAKAESKSFAVGMFKGQLTTDQVFPYPSVLNEEQTQFLKELVEPVSRFFEEVNNPAKNDALEMVEETTWQGLKELGAFGLQVPSELGGVGLCNTQYARLVEIVGMHDLGVGITLGAHQSIGFKGILLFGTKAQKEKYLPKLASGETVAAFCLTEPSSGSDAASIRTSAVPSPCGKYYTLNGSKLWISNGGLADIFTVFAKTPVTDPATGAVKEKITAFVVERGFGGVTHGPPEKKMGIKASNTAEVFFDGVRVPSENVLGEVGSGFKVAMHILNNGRFGMAAALAGTMRGIIAKAVDHATNRTQFGEKIHNFGLIQEKLARMVMLQYVTESMAYMVSANMDQGSTDFQIEAAISKIFGSEAAWKVTDECIQIMGGMGFMKEPGVERVLRDLRIFRIFEGTNDILRLFVALQGCMDKGKELSGLGSALKNPFGNAGLLLGEAGKQLRRRAGLGSGLSLSGLVHPELSRSGELAVQALEQFATVVEAKLIKHKKGIVNEQFLLQRLADGAIDLYAMVVVLSRASRSLSEGHPTAQHEKMLCDTWCIEAAARIREGMAALQSDPGQQELYRNFKSISKALVERGGVVTSNPLGF from the exons ATGCAGGCGACTCGGATGGCCCCGAGCTTGGGGCGGCAGCTGCTGAGGCTCGGGGTCGGAAG CTCGCGGCTCACGGCGCTCCTGGGGCAGCCCCGGCCCGGCCCTGCCCGGCGGCCCTATGCCGGAGGTGCCGCTCAG CTGGCTCTGGACAAGTCAGATTCCCACCCCTCTGACGCTCTGACCAGGAAAAAACCGGCCAAGGCG GAATCTAAGTCCTTTGCTGTGGGAATGTTCAAAGGCCAGCTCACCACAGATCAGGTGTTCCCATACCCGTCCG TGCTCAACGAAGAGCAGACACAGTTTCTTAAAGAGCTGGTGGAGCCTGTGTCCCGTTTCTTCGAG GAAGTGAACAATCCTGCCAAGAATGACGCTCTGGAGATGGTGGAGGAGACCACTTGGCAGGGCCTCAAGGAGCTGGGGGCCTTTGGTCTGCAAGTGCCCAGTGAGCTGGGTGGTGTGGGCCTTTGCAACACCCAG TACGCCCGTTTGGTGGAGATCGTGGGCATGCATGACCTTGGCGTGGGCATTACCCTGGGGGCCCACCAGAGCATCGGTTTCAAAGGCATCCTGCTCTTTGGCACAAAGgcccagaaagaaaaatacctcCCCaagctggcatctg GGGAGACTGTGGCCGCTTTCTGTCTAACTGAGCCCTCAAGCGGGTCAGATGCAGCCTCCATCCGAACCtctgctgtgcccagcccctgTGGAAAATACTATACCCTCAATGGAAGCAAGCTTTGGATCAG TAATGGGGGCCTAGCAGACATCTTCACAGTCTTTGCCAAGACACCAGTTACAGATCCAGCCACAGGAGCCGTGAAGGAGAAGATCACAGCTTTTGTGGTGGAGAGGGGCTTCGGGGGCGTTACCCA TGGGCCCCCTGAGAAGAAGATGGGCATCAAGGCTTCAAACACAGCAGAGGTGTTCTTTGATGGAGTACGGGTGCCATCGGAGAACGTGCTGGGTGAGGTTGGGAGTGGCTTCAAGGTCGCCATGCACATCCTCAACAATGGAAGGTTTGGCATGGCTGCGGCCCTGGCAGGTACCATGAGAGGCATCATTGCTAAGGCG GTAGATCATGCCACTAATCGTACCCAGTTTGGGGAGAAAATTCACAACTTTGGGCTGATCCAGGAGAAGCTGGCACGGATGGTTATGCTGCAGTATGTAACTGAG TCCATGGCTTACATGGTGAGTGCTAACATGGACCAAGGATCCACGGACTTCCAGATAGAGGCCGCCATCAGCAAAATCTTTGGCTCG GAGGCAGCCTGGAAGGTGACAGATGAATGCATCCAAATCATGGGGGGTATGGGCTTCATGAAG GAACCTGGAGTAGAGCGTGTGCTCCGAGATCTTCGCATCTTCCGGATCTTTGAGGGGACAAATGACATTCTTCGGCTGTTTGTGGCTCTGCAGGGCTGTATG GACAAAGGAAAAGAGCTCTCTGGGCTTGGCAGTGCTCTAAAGAATCCCTTTGGGAATGCTGGCCTCCTGCTAGGAGAGGCAGGCAAACAGCTGAGGCG gCGGGCAGGGCTGGGCAGCGGCCTGAGTCTCAGTGGACTTGTCCACCCGGAGTTGAGTCGGAGCGGCGAGCTG GCAGTACAGGCTCTGGAGCAGTTTGCCACTGTGGTGGAGGCCAAGCTGATAAAACACAAGAAGGGGATTGTCA ATGAACAGTTTCTGCTGCAGCGGCTGGCAGACGGGGCCATCGACCTCTATGCCATGGTGGTGGTTCTCTCGAG GGCCTCAAGATCCCTAAGTGAGGGCCACCCCACGGCCCAGCATGAGAAAATGCTCTGTGACACCTGGTGTATCGAG gcTGCAGCTCGGATCCGAGAGGGCATGGCCGCCCTGCAGTCTGACCCCGGGCAGCAAGAGCTCTACCGCAACTTCAAAAGCATCTCCAAGGCCTTGGTGGAGCGGGGTGGTGTAGTCACCAGCAACCCACTTGGCTTCTGA
- the ACADVL gene encoding very long-chain specific acyl-CoA dehydrogenase, mitochondrial isoform X2, with product MQATRMAPSLGRQLLRLGVGSSRLTALLGQPRPGPARRPYAGGAAQESKSFAVGMFKGQLTTDQVFPYPSVLNEEQTQFLKELVEPVSRFFEEVNNPAKNDALEMVEETTWQGLKELGAFGLQVPSELGGVGLCNTQYARLVEIVGMHDLGVGITLGAHQSIGFKGILLFGTKAQKEKYLPKLASGETVAAFCLTEPSSGSDAASIRTSAVPSPCGKYYTLNGSKLWISNGGLADIFTVFAKTPVTDPATGAVKEKITAFVVERGFGGVTHGPPEKKMGIKASNTAEVFFDGVRVPSENVLGEVGSGFKVAMHILNNGRFGMAAALAGTMRGIIAKAVDHATNRTQFGEKIHNFGLIQEKLARMVMLQYVTESMAYMVSANMDQGSTDFQIEAAISKIFGSEAAWKVTDECIQIMGGMGFMKEPGVERVLRDLRIFRIFEGTNDILRLFVALQGCMDKGKELSGLGSALKNPFGNAGLLLGEAGKQLRRRAGLGSGLSLSGLVHPELSRSGELAVQALEQFATVVEAKLIKHKKGIVNEQFLLQRLADGAIDLYAMVVVLSRASRSLSEGHPTAQHEKMLCDTWCIEAAARIREGMAALQSDPGQQELYRNFKSISKALVERGGVVTSNPLGF from the exons ATGCAGGCGACTCGGATGGCCCCGAGCTTGGGGCGGCAGCTGCTGAGGCTCGGGGTCGGAAG CTCGCGGCTCACGGCGCTCCTGGGGCAGCCCCGGCCCGGCCCTGCCCGGCGGCCCTATGCCGGAGGTGCCGCTCAG GAATCTAAGTCCTTTGCTGTGGGAATGTTCAAAGGCCAGCTCACCACAGATCAGGTGTTCCCATACCCGTCCG TGCTCAACGAAGAGCAGACACAGTTTCTTAAAGAGCTGGTGGAGCCTGTGTCCCGTTTCTTCGAG GAAGTGAACAATCCTGCCAAGAATGACGCTCTGGAGATGGTGGAGGAGACCACTTGGCAGGGCCTCAAGGAGCTGGGGGCCTTTGGTCTGCAAGTGCCCAGTGAGCTGGGTGGTGTGGGCCTTTGCAACACCCAG TACGCCCGTTTGGTGGAGATCGTGGGCATGCATGACCTTGGCGTGGGCATTACCCTGGGGGCCCACCAGAGCATCGGTTTCAAAGGCATCCTGCTCTTTGGCACAAAGgcccagaaagaaaaatacctcCCCaagctggcatctg GGGAGACTGTGGCCGCTTTCTGTCTAACTGAGCCCTCAAGCGGGTCAGATGCAGCCTCCATCCGAACCtctgctgtgcccagcccctgTGGAAAATACTATACCCTCAATGGAAGCAAGCTTTGGATCAG TAATGGGGGCCTAGCAGACATCTTCACAGTCTTTGCCAAGACACCAGTTACAGATCCAGCCACAGGAGCCGTGAAGGAGAAGATCACAGCTTTTGTGGTGGAGAGGGGCTTCGGGGGCGTTACCCA TGGGCCCCCTGAGAAGAAGATGGGCATCAAGGCTTCAAACACAGCAGAGGTGTTCTTTGATGGAGTACGGGTGCCATCGGAGAACGTGCTGGGTGAGGTTGGGAGTGGCTTCAAGGTCGCCATGCACATCCTCAACAATGGAAGGTTTGGCATGGCTGCGGCCCTGGCAGGTACCATGAGAGGCATCATTGCTAAGGCG GTAGATCATGCCACTAATCGTACCCAGTTTGGGGAGAAAATTCACAACTTTGGGCTGATCCAGGAGAAGCTGGCACGGATGGTTATGCTGCAGTATGTAACTGAG TCCATGGCTTACATGGTGAGTGCTAACATGGACCAAGGATCCACGGACTTCCAGATAGAGGCCGCCATCAGCAAAATCTTTGGCTCG GAGGCAGCCTGGAAGGTGACAGATGAATGCATCCAAATCATGGGGGGTATGGGCTTCATGAAG GAACCTGGAGTAGAGCGTGTGCTCCGAGATCTTCGCATCTTCCGGATCTTTGAGGGGACAAATGACATTCTTCGGCTGTTTGTGGCTCTGCAGGGCTGTATG GACAAAGGAAAAGAGCTCTCTGGGCTTGGCAGTGCTCTAAAGAATCCCTTTGGGAATGCTGGCCTCCTGCTAGGAGAGGCAGGCAAACAGCTGAGGCG gCGGGCAGGGCTGGGCAGCGGCCTGAGTCTCAGTGGACTTGTCCACCCGGAGTTGAGTCGGAGCGGCGAGCTG GCAGTACAGGCTCTGGAGCAGTTTGCCACTGTGGTGGAGGCCAAGCTGATAAAACACAAGAAGGGGATTGTCA ATGAACAGTTTCTGCTGCAGCGGCTGGCAGACGGGGCCATCGACCTCTATGCCATGGTGGTGGTTCTCTCGAG GGCCTCAAGATCCCTAAGTGAGGGCCACCCCACGGCCCAGCATGAGAAAATGCTCTGTGACACCTGGTGTATCGAG gcTGCAGCTCGGATCCGAGAGGGCATGGCCGCCCTGCAGTCTGACCCCGGGCAGCAAGAGCTCTACCGCAACTTCAAAAGCATCTCCAAGGCCTTGGTGGAGCGGGGTGGTGTAGTCACCAGCAACCCACTTGGCTTCTGA
- the ACADVL gene encoding very long-chain specific acyl-CoA dehydrogenase, mitochondrial isoform X3: MQATRMAPSLGRQLLRLGVGSSRLTALLGQPRPGPARRPYAGGAAQLALDKSDSHPSDALTRKKPAKAESKSFAVGMFKGQLTTDQVFPYPSVLNEEQTQFLKELVEPVSRFFEEVNNPAKNDALEMVEETTWQGLKELGAFGLQVPSELGGVGLCNTQYARLVEIVGMHDLGVGITLGAHQSIGFKGILLFGTKAQKEKYLPKLASGETVAAFCLTEPSSGSDAASIRTSAVPSPCGKYYTLNGSKLWISNGGLADIFTVFAKTPVTDPATGAVKEKITAFVVERGFGGVTHGPPEKKMGIKASNTAEVFFDGVRVPSENVLGEVGSGFKVAMHILNNGRFGMAAALAGTMRGIIAKAVDHATNRTQFGEKIHNFGLIQEKLARMVMLQYVTESMAYMVSANMDQGSTDFQIEAAISKIFGSEAAWKVTDECIQIMGGMGFMKEPGVERVLRDLRIFRIFEGTNDILRLFVALQGCMAGRAGQRPESQWTCPPGVESERRAGSTGSGAVCHCGGGQADKTQEGDCQ; this comes from the exons ATGCAGGCGACTCGGATGGCCCCGAGCTTGGGGCGGCAGCTGCTGAGGCTCGGGGTCGGAAG CTCGCGGCTCACGGCGCTCCTGGGGCAGCCCCGGCCCGGCCCTGCCCGGCGGCCCTATGCCGGAGGTGCCGCTCAG CTGGCTCTGGACAAGTCAGATTCCCACCCCTCTGACGCTCTGACCAGGAAAAAACCGGCCAAGGCG GAATCTAAGTCCTTTGCTGTGGGAATGTTCAAAGGCCAGCTCACCACAGATCAGGTGTTCCCATACCCGTCCG TGCTCAACGAAGAGCAGACACAGTTTCTTAAAGAGCTGGTGGAGCCTGTGTCCCGTTTCTTCGAG GAAGTGAACAATCCTGCCAAGAATGACGCTCTGGAGATGGTGGAGGAGACCACTTGGCAGGGCCTCAAGGAGCTGGGGGCCTTTGGTCTGCAAGTGCCCAGTGAGCTGGGTGGTGTGGGCCTTTGCAACACCCAG TACGCCCGTTTGGTGGAGATCGTGGGCATGCATGACCTTGGCGTGGGCATTACCCTGGGGGCCCACCAGAGCATCGGTTTCAAAGGCATCCTGCTCTTTGGCACAAAGgcccagaaagaaaaatacctcCCCaagctggcatctg GGGAGACTGTGGCCGCTTTCTGTCTAACTGAGCCCTCAAGCGGGTCAGATGCAGCCTCCATCCGAACCtctgctgtgcccagcccctgTGGAAAATACTATACCCTCAATGGAAGCAAGCTTTGGATCAG TAATGGGGGCCTAGCAGACATCTTCACAGTCTTTGCCAAGACACCAGTTACAGATCCAGCCACAGGAGCCGTGAAGGAGAAGATCACAGCTTTTGTGGTGGAGAGGGGCTTCGGGGGCGTTACCCA TGGGCCCCCTGAGAAGAAGATGGGCATCAAGGCTTCAAACACAGCAGAGGTGTTCTTTGATGGAGTACGGGTGCCATCGGAGAACGTGCTGGGTGAGGTTGGGAGTGGCTTCAAGGTCGCCATGCACATCCTCAACAATGGAAGGTTTGGCATGGCTGCGGCCCTGGCAGGTACCATGAGAGGCATCATTGCTAAGGCG GTAGATCATGCCACTAATCGTACCCAGTTTGGGGAGAAAATTCACAACTTTGGGCTGATCCAGGAGAAGCTGGCACGGATGGTTATGCTGCAGTATGTAACTGAG TCCATGGCTTACATGGTGAGTGCTAACATGGACCAAGGATCCACGGACTTCCAGATAGAGGCCGCCATCAGCAAAATCTTTGGCTCG GAGGCAGCCTGGAAGGTGACAGATGAATGCATCCAAATCATGGGGGGTATGGGCTTCATGAAG GAACCTGGAGTAGAGCGTGTGCTCCGAGATCTTCGCATCTTCCGGATCTTTGAGGGGACAAATGACATTCTTCGGCTGTTTGTGGCTCTGCAGGGCTGTATG gCGGGCAGGGCTGGGCAGCGGCCTGAGTCTCAGTGGACTTGTCCACCCGGAGTTGAGTCGGAGCGGCGAGCTG GCAGTACAGGCTCTGGAGCAGTTTGCCACTGTGGTGGAGGCCAAGCTGATAAAACACAAGAAGGGGATTGTCAGTGA